From one Marmota flaviventris isolate mMarFla1 chromosome 1, mMarFla1.hap1, whole genome shotgun sequence genomic stretch:
- the Dazl gene encoding deleted in azoospermia-like → MIVSIWFGKLVKLIQLQYLLSKLQSAANSETTNSTISREASTQSSSTTTSQGYVLPEGKIMPNTVFVGGIDVRMDETEIRSFFARYGSVKEVKIITDRTGVSKGYGFVSFYNDVDVQKIVESQINFHGKKLKLGPAIRKQNLCAYHVQPRPLIFNPPPPPQFQSVWSNPNTETYMQPPTMMNPITQYVQAYPPYPSSPVQVITGYQLPVYNYQMPPQWPAGEQRSYVIPPAYTAVNYHCNEVDPGAEVLPNECSVHEATPSSGNGPQKKSVDRSIQTVVSCLFNPENRLRNSLVTQDDYFKDKRVHHFRRSRAVLKSV, encoded by the exons ATGATTGTTTCTATATGGTTTGGAAAACTAGTGAAACTGATCCAG TTACAATATTTGCTTTCAAAATTACAGTCTGCTGCAAATTCTGAGACTACAAACTCAACCATCTCCCGAGAGGCCAGCACCCAGTCCTCATCCACCACCACCAGCCAAGGCTATGTTTTACCAGAAGGCAAAATCATGCCAAACACCGTTTTTGTTGGTGGAATTGATGTTAGG ATGGATGAAACTGAAATCAGAAGTTTCTTTGCTAGATATGGTTCAGTAAAAGAAGTGAAGATAATCACGGATCGAACTGGTGTGTCCAAAGG CTAtggatttgtttcattttacaaTGACGTGGATGTGCAGAAGATAGTAGAA TCACAGATAAATTTCCATGGAAAAAAGCTGAAACTGGGCCCTGCAATCAGGAAACAAAATTTAT gtGCTTATCATGTGCAGCCACGTCCTTTGATTTTtaatcctcctcctccaccacagTTTCAGAGTGTTTGGAGTAATCCAAACACTGAAACTTACATGCAGCCTCCAACCATGATGAATCCTATAACTCAGTATGTTCAG gcaTATCCTCCTTATCCAAGTTCACCAGTTCAGGTTATTACTGGATATCAGCTGCCTGTTTATAATTATCAG atgCCACCGCAGTGGCCTGCTGGGGAACAAAGGAGTTATGTTATACCTCCG GCCTATACAGCTGTTAACTACCATTGTAATGAAGTTGATCCAGGAGCTGAAGTTTTGCCAAATGAATGCTCAGTTCATGAAGCTACTCCATCCTCTGGAAATGGCCCACAAAAG AAATCTGTGGACCGAAGTATACAGACAGTGGTATCTTGTCTATTTAATCCAGAGAACAGACTGAGAAACTCTCTTGTTACTCAAGATGACTACTTCAAG GATAAAAGAGTGCATCACTTTAGAAGAAGTCGGGCAGTGCTTAAATCTGTTTGA